From Pontibacillus halophilus JSM 076056 = DSM 19796, one genomic window encodes:
- a CDS encoding DUF4385 domain-containing protein translates to MAFDYDLDFDTIDFRESPELYRVGRGEQGVLMVEPYKSEILPHWRFKTPEIAKESSEKIYELFEAYKGQDDFVGMDMARKFIQMGYTRSRRYANYKGGKKYDKDGNVNERDIDEEKAASARIFEEKWKQIRNDETYLEKKKQHQKQYG, encoded by the coding sequence ATGGCTTTTGATTACGATCTAGACTTTGACACGATTGATTTCCGTGAATCCCCTGAGCTATATCGGGTTGGCAGAGGGGAACAGGGTGTACTAATGGTTGAACCGTATAAGAGTGAAATCTTGCCCCATTGGAGATTCAAAACTCCTGAGATCGCGAAGGAATCATCAGAGAAAATCTATGAACTCTTTGAGGCATATAAAGGACAGGATGATTTCGTAGGAATGGATATGGCACGTAAATTTATACAAATGGGATATACGCGTTCTAGAAGGTATGCGAATTATAAAGGTGGCAAGAAATACGACAAAGACGGAAATGTGAACGAACGTGATATTGACGAAGAGAAAGCAGCGTCTGCTCGAATCTTTGAAGAAAAGTGGAAGCAAATCCGCAACGATGAAACGTATTTAGAGAAGAAGAAACAACACCAAAAACAGTACGGCTAA